From Malaya genurostris strain Urasoe2022 chromosome 2, Malgen_1.1, whole genome shotgun sequence:
gtattctttcgtaccggcggtagcttttgttcgttaggttcactcattttcgaagtcgttctattgttcactacacaatactgtacttggtttctttcgtcccgatgtaagcggttttgttttacgtccgagtatctaggATGTTCTCGAGTCTCAGAAAGGGTACGAAAAAATGATGGACTCTCATGTCTAGTTTCGAACATTGATAGCCGATGACGGAATAGAATTAGTTGACAAATtcatgtatttgggctcactgacaGTTAAATATTTTGCACACATTAAAAACTTTACTTGAATCTCTGTTATCAGTAGTCATACTACTTTCATATATGAAATACTTTGACCTTCCAAAACCTTACTTTTCAGCAAGCTCCTGGGGCCCAGGGTTTCAATCAAATGCCCGGTCAGCAGTTTCCACAAAGTCCAACAGGTGGACTACATTACCCACAAGGGGCCATGGCATCACCGCCAGCACAGAAGCGACTCGATCCGGACAGTATGCCCAATCCGATTCAGGTGATCAACGAGAACCAACGTTTTTGTGGAGGGGTGTTTGCGACTAATCAGGCCGGTTTAGTGCCACCACTTGTGACAACAGAGTACGATACCCAGGACCAGGGGAATTCAGGCCCACGATTCATTCGCTCGTCGATGTACAACGTTCCGGCTAACACGGACATGATGAAACAAAGCGCTGTCCCGTTTGCACTGATTGTTTCACCATTCGCCCGTGTAACTGAGAAAGAACTGTCTCCACCGATCGTGAATTTCGGTGAATTAGGACCGATCCGATGCATTCGCTGCAAAGCATACATGTGTCCATTCATGCAGTTCATCGATGGCGGGCGTCGTTTCCAATGTCTGATGTGCAAGGCGACTACAGATGTCCCTGCTGAGTATTTCCAACACTTGGATCACACTGGCCAACGTATGGACAAATATGAACGTCCTGAGTTAGTGTTAGGAACCTAtgagtttgttgcaacaaaagACTACTGTCGGAACAATAGTCCACCCAAAGCACCGGCGATGGTGTTTTTGATCGATGTATCCTACAATAACGTTAAATCGGGATTGGTACAACTACTTTGTGCGGAGATGAAGAATATCATTCGTAACTTGCCGATCGATACAGGTTTCGAACGTACAGCTATGAAAGTAGGCTTCATTACCTACAACAGCTCTGTCCATTTCTACAACATCAAGAGCAGTTTGGCTCAACCACAAATGATGGTTGTAGGAGACGTTCATGTAAGTATTGTTGATTGATCCtagattgttttttttgtttactgaaTAGAATTTTCCTACAGGAAATGTTTATGCCATTACTGGATGGTTTCCTGGTCGACCCGGAGGAATCCAGTGCCGTGATTGATGCTCTGATGGAACAAATCCCAAAAATGTTTGGAGATACTCGCGAAACAGAAACTATTTTACTACCTGCCTTGCAAGCCGGTCTCGAAGCACTCAAGGCTTCCGAAAGTGCAGGAAAATTATACGTGTTCCATTCATCTTTACCAACAGCGGAGGCACCAGGAAAATTGAAGTCTCGTGATGATCGGAAGCTCTTAGGAACGGACAAGGAAAAAACGGTGTTAAGTATGTAACATTTGTAACATTCTGAATACCGGATGTGACATTGATTCGATCTAATTACTAAACAGCTCCCCAGTCAACTGTTTATAACATGCTCGGACAGGAATGCGTTGGTGCCGGTGTATCGGTTGATCTGTTCGTTTTCAACAATTCCTACATAGATCTTGCTACAATCGGCCAAGTGGCCAGGCTGACCGGCGGAGAAGTTTACAAATATACTTACTTCCAGGTATTTCAAAGcaattctcgaacgattttctttATGGTTTCGGTTATAACGTAAAACCGTCAATtgctagattttttattttgaacaacAATAATTACGTTTAATCAATTTGGGATATCTTTCAtataatcatttttgttttccaacAGGCCGATATTGATGGTCCCCGTTTGGTAAATGATGTCATTAAAAACATATCACGCCCAATAGCTTTCGATACGGTCATGCGCGTGCGTACATCAACCGGAATTAGACCAACTGATTTCTTCGGACATTTCTTCATGTCTAACACAACGGATATGGAAATTGCCAGTATTGGTAAGTAGTTAAATTAATTTTCAGTgtcattttaattttaattccgATCTTTTTTTATGCACAGATTGTGACAAATCAGTAGCGATTGAAATTAAACACGACGACAAGCTGACCGACGACAACGTGTTCATTCAGGTTGCTCTTCTATACACCAGTTGTTCCGGACAGCGCCGTTTGCGTGTACTGAATTTAAGTCTCAAAACTTGCAACCAACTGGCCGATTTGTTCCGGAGCTGCGATCTTGACACAACGATTCTGTTTTTTGCCAAACAAGGTCTGTTCAAGTTACTGGAGAACTCCCCTAAGGCGATCAAGGACTCACTCGTAAATCGTGCGGCCCAAATTTTGGCATGCTACAGAAAAAATTGCGCCTCGCCCACGTCCGCCGGTCAACTGATCCTACCTGAGTGTATGAAACTACTGCCACTATATATTTCGTGTTTGCTGAAGAACGATTCCTTCTCCGGCGGTTCGGATCTAACGTTGGACgaccgttcttacgtgatttaTTTCGTGATGAGCATGGATTTGCCAACGTCTGTTCAGTTCTTCTATCCTCGATTAATTCCTGTCCACGATGTTAAAGTGGAAGACTCCAATGTGCCTGCTTTAATTCGTTGTACGGCTGATAAGATGATGGAAGACGGTGCTTATATCTTGGGTATGTATATTAtgaaatgaacatttatttattgactttttatttaaaatttggtCCTATGTTCAGAGAATGGCGTGCACATGTTTATGTGGCTCGGTTTAGGATTGTCGTCGGAATTTACGTTGTCTGTGTTTGGAGCACAGTGCACACAGCAGATCGATACCGATCGTACGGGTTTACCAGTATTTGATAATCCACTTTCCAAGCGCATCAGAGGCATCGTCGACAGCATTCAGAATGCCAAACACCGGTGCATGAGGGTTAGTATCTTATGAGCTTTTTCAAGATTATCAGGAGTTCTAATATTGCTCAATATCTTACAGCTTACTCTGGTCAAGCAGCGTGACAAGCTAGAAAATGTATTGCGTCATTTCCTGGTCGAAGATCGAGGTATGACTGATGGTTCCGCTAGCTACGTGGACTTCCTTTGTCACATGCATAAAGAGATTCGAACGCTGCTTAGCTAGCTGGATTGTGAAGGCAATAAGTTGAGCAGTCATTTCAAGTTCAGCTGTActaacaactacaacaacaacaacaactgcaGTTCATACAATACAACAAAATGTACCGCAGAATTAACGAACAACATCAACCATGCACAATGCCAACGGAAGGTGCAAAGCAGTGATTTAAATGGAAATCGTAGGGCCGCATTTCACAACCAGTATTCTCAGCGCCCACCGAGTCATGACGGAGATGACGAAAACGAAACCATCAAGGAAGAAGACGAAGAAGAGGAAGGAAGTTCGGTTCAGTCGGAGCAGCGTCACGGCTACTATACACAGTCATCATCGCCTGGCAGGAGCATCTCACAGAATCGTACCAGAGCATTGCGATATCGAAAAGCATTCATGGGAAAGTGGTAATAGTTGTAACTGTTgcaaattatacattatttttattactttacgattgtttttttgtttcaaatctaGAATATATCTAACATGAACATGTGCGAAATTACAATAGTAAAACATGAGAAATCTGTACTAGAAAGGTGTTATGCTTAGATGTTTATACTGAATGTGTAACGAATCAATTATATCTACTTAATATATACACATAAACGAAACTACAACTGTTATGAACGCGATGCGTGGTTGGGGGTCATTTAGAAATGCTCTATGTAAGTCCAACATTTGAAGAATCCACATGCAGCGAAAAGTGATGCATCTAAACCATAGCTAATCGCTATACTTGCGTAGCCAAGAAAACTGTACCCTCAAAGGATAAACACAATATagcaaaaatatatgaaattatttCAACTATAAAACTGCTCTTTCAAAGTGGGTAGACATGATAAAAAGAAACTCAATAACGAAACagatttatcggttacgtcacttacagcacccgggttggtggttcaatgcatagagcgctGAACTCACAAGTCAGTCATCGTAAGCCTGACCTGGAAAAATACTTAGtgccagtaggatcgtagtactagcaccACTGCTACTAGTGGTTAAAATATGATTTTACTATCTTTAATTAAGTTAgggttattgtaccaatagtcatctctttAGCAGCgtcccttacacgtgacaatattattgtctatGCAATTATCCTGGTGACTTGTATccgcattttttgaaaaatgaagcgtTTTGGGGATGcaaatatttcaactgaatatatatatatatatatatatatatatatatatatatatatatatatatatatatatatatatatatatatatatatatatatatatatatatatatatatatatatatatatatatatatatatatatatatatatatatatatatatatatatatatatatatatatatatatatatatatatatatatatatatatatatatatatatatatatatatatatatatatatatatacactcagaaaaatattatggtaacagttactatatagagggccaaccgactattaaatcagatgatttcaacaatagtcaagttcatgtttactataaatggtatcggctctagaatagtaatattgaacagtatattgtatgaataactaatacgattgagatggttaggctaaccatgaccgaaactttatttacattgtagttttcgctataaccagaCCCAtgatatttttgacatttcacttctagttatttcgaaactaaaggaagtggttgattcaacaatgctgaagatcagcaaaacatgagctaatgttaaaaagttttatgaatttgaattctagaacaagaacaacaaaatcgtttcattgaattctttttatttttgcatcaaatcaaatgatgatgtgcctggtgaaatattgattatcaacgtagacacggagcagcattgcttggttgcaactgttgatcccaggctctgttcggtaaaatttttcctgaagcaggaatgggcagcatggaagaaattaatagccaaatccagatgcaaacctcaatacccacctgccatatattgttattttttccgtcggattcgagcGATTTGAATCCGGGAATCGGATGACGTTCGTCGTTTTCATCAACCGCTTGATGTTTTTCCTACAACGACCTAtaacgaataataaaaattatacaggACGTTGATTTCACTAGAAAACAGAAACGTTAccggcaaaattgttgaaaaatttaatttcaacgacgaaaactagtaaggctacaaaatttactcacctgcaagaccttccaaattgcacaatataagtcacaatatacatttttcttaaatcaatcactgatgtgttacgaaattgtctgctgtattgtaactttatgtgacaataacaaagtacacccgtttattgacaatttgtatagtcagcacaaatgaaaaacatagtcggttaaaaaacactatacgataatgtgcttactacataaattctgttgatatggactacatcaatagtgttttcaaacttcataatttcttttaaaccatgtatctatttatggtaacattattatactgtcgacatatttacatggtagTGTCGAGTATTGAACTAATTCgaattgttgaatttattttcagtgtacaaaTGTGCACCATCCTTAACCTTGACGAAGATCAAGATGATTAGGATAGTTAGGATAATTCGCAAGCAAACCAATACTGATATAAGTATTGTCAAACGAAAGTGAAATAAATTGTAGGACAAGAAGCTGGTGATTCTTGATTCTGCTGTTGAGCTTTAAACAAGTGTTTTAtcagtgaaaagaaagaaaaCCCCCAAACGTAGTTAGTACCAGAACCGGGTGAACTTATAAATATAATCTACTGGTAATTTATATTAGTTTACTTTAACGGTAATTGTTCCTTTCTAGGGTAATGATAAAACATAACAACTGGCGACGAGAAAAACAGGAAATCAATGTGCTATGTCACTAATTGTGGAATCATTAATTCTTTAGATTTTGGCCACGTGTAATCATCGGTAGAAAACTTAAAACGGCGTGGTAGGCGCCATTGTGAATTTTAATCAATAGTGATAAAGACATCCgacatttttaaatatttctatTGATAGCGTCATTGGTTGGAACAATAGAAaccttttgttttaattaaataatAAGAGAGTTCCTTTTTCTTTATTTATATAGGTGTGAAATTCGATAGGAGAGCGATCGCCAAAGGGTGATATATACAGTGAGATTGTTGATCTGTTATACGGAAAGTAGTTAAAACGACGTTGCGATTTTATCAGCTAATTGGCTGGAGAAGCATATTTTGGCGGGTTAGTTTAGCAGGCAAGGTAAGCCATTCTGTATATTCATTTTATTATATTGTGGCATTATGGCTCAATTGAACATAACAATTGAACCCTATAGAAAAGGCAGCTCTTTTACCGATTGGTCGGAGAGGCTGGATTATTTCTTTGTCGTCAATAAGATTCCGGAAGAAACCAGAAAAGCTCATTTTATTACTTTGTCTGGACCTGCCGTATATACTGAGCTAAAATTACTTTTTCCAAATGGAAAATTGACCACCGCAACATATGCGGAGATAATAGAAAAACTAAAGGCAAGATTTGACAAGACAGAATCAGACTTGATTCAACGATTGAAGTTTAATAGCAGAGTTCAATTGCCAAACGAAACTATTGAAGATTTCGTTTTGTCTCTTAAATTACAAGCAGAATTCTGCTCATTCGGCAATTTTAAAGATTCAGCAATTATAGATAGAATTATTTCTGGTGTTCGCGATCCTGTGCTAAAGAAACACTTAATAAATGAAGGAAATATAACTTTAGAAGCAACAGAAAGATTTCTAACTACTTGGGAAATGGCGGATACGAATGCCAGGAGTTTTGGTAGTAACACAAAAAGTGAACCTGTTCATGTACAGTTTGGTCAAGCTCATGAACAGGTTGCATCTGTGTTGTCTTCCACAAGAAGGGGTGGTTATCAATTGAATAAATTGGCTAAAGCATACGAAATGGCACAACAAAACAATTCGCCCAATCAAAATAACAGAGTCAGTGTTAAAAGTAGACTAGGTTATGAGtataaaaacaaatttcctTATTTCTCGGATAGCCGGGTTGAACCTGATGGTAGGCGTGGGAGTCAGTTTCGTAGGCGTCCGGATTATTCTTCTCTTATATGTGACTTCTGCGGTGTCAAGGGGCACATAAAGAGAAAGTGCTTTAAATTACGAAACATGCAACGTGACTCCGTTAAGTTTGTTGAGGATGAGCAACGACCAGGACCGAGCAGTGTTCACGATTTATATAAAGTTTTTAGTCAGATGCAAACGGAGGACGGCGGCAGCGACGACGAGGATGATCGCGATAAAGGTAACTTATTTTGTATGCAGATTTCTTCGATTAACAATATTAGTGACCCGTGCTTGATCAATGTAAAATTAGAGAATGTTTCGCTCCAAATGGAGATAGATAGTGGTTCATCAGTGTCAATTATGGGCAAAACGcaatatttttctgttttttcaaCTCCTCTTTCGAAATGTcataaaaaactgtttgttgTGAATGGGGCCAATTTAAAAATTGAAGGGGAAGCAAATGTTTGGGTACGAATAAATGATAAAGAGGCAAGAATGAAACTATTAGTATTGGATTAcgaaaatggttttattcctttatttggccGAGATTGGTTGGATGTATTTTATCCCGACTGGAGAAAAAATTTTACGAATCTAGGACGAATAAATAACGTCAGTTTTCTGAATAAAGATGAAATTATTCGAgatattcaaagaaaatttgaaaaagtgtttATAAAGGATTTTTCGTCGCCCATAATAGGGTTTGAAGCGGATTTAGTTCTGAAAGAAGAGTTTCCAATATTCAGGAAAGCTTATGACGTGCCGTACCGTTTGCGAGAAAAGGTCTTAGCATATTTGAATAAACTTGAATCTGAAAAGGTTATATCTCCTATCAAAACTAGTGAATGGGCATCACCGGTAGTTgtggttatgaaaaaaaataatgatatcAGGCTAGTAATTGACTGTAAGGTTTCCATAAACAAATCGCTTATTCCAAATACATACCCTTTGCCAGTAGCTCAGGATTTATTCGCTGGATTAGCAGGTTGCAAAGTTTTTTGTGCCCTTGATTTGGAAGGTGCCTATACGCAATTGTCCTTGTCTAACAGGTCAAGAAGATTTATGGTTATAAACACGATAAAAGGTTTATATACCTATAACAGGCTTCCTCAGGGGGCATCCTCAAGTGCCTCTATTTTTCAGCAAGTCATGGATCAGGTTTTAAAAGGTATTGATAatgttttttgttatttggACGATGTGTTAGTGGCGGGAAAAGATATGGATGATTGCAGGAGTAAATTAGAGTTGGTATTGACAAGATTGTCAGCCAGTAACATTAAAGTAAATTGGGAAAAATGTAAGCTTTTTGTATCACAGCTACCATATTTAGGCCATTTGATTAGTGATAAAGGTTTGCTGCCATGTCAAGACAAGATTGCTACTATTAGGGATGCTAAGGCGCCAAAGAATGTTACTGAATTAAAATCATTTTTGGGATTGATCAATTACTATAACAAATTTATACCCAATTTATCTTCCAAATTGTATTGTTTATATAATCTTCTGAAAAACGGTGCTAGATACATTTGGGATGAAAATTGCGAAAACGCTTTCATCAAGAGTAAAAATTATCTTGTGGAAACAACTTTTTTGGAATATTATGATATAAACAAACCAATAGTGGTTGTCTCGGATGCGTCGGGCATAGGCCTAGGAGGAGTAATTGCACATATAATAGAAGGAGTTGAAAAACCAATTTGGTTTACATCCTTCTCTTTAAACTCTGCTCAAAAAAAATATCCTATACTGCATTTAGAAGCGTTGGCATTGGTTGCCactataaaaaggcgggtgggtaatgtcagagacataactggatgtcgtgaatacgaaaacaaatgacatgttccttaacacttccgaatatcaaatagttgatcaattgtatgaattatgcaagcattccccttttccacatttttcgcaaaaacaaagaaggcttcacttgatctcgattactgtgaatttcacacagcgaaaagtgcaagaatctaaccaaactgttctacatttgcactaaactgaggatattttctttcgatttgcgaacaacacatcctaatagttcttcagaaaacttttagagccattagaacggctgattttttataatgctttccaacgatgcttattcatccatcgaaatgactggcagctgtgacgtaatcactcttatcggaagcgaaactagctttgcaaacggcacaaaatacatctgctcgcattggcgatagaatccaaactgattagatttttgttaggagctttcttttacgtgatttcgtttgtagcattttcactaatgggcggtcctaacggctataaaaatagtcgcatacagaatattaatgtcgattattttatttcgcatttgcaaatttattgaaaaaaaaaactatcaatatgctgtagggattcatttccagcattcagaagggacaaattgcgtaattctctacgatattaaactcggaacatttttcgcaaaaaaaagcttcacttgatctcgattactgtgaatttcacacagcgaaaagtgcacaaatctaaccaaattgttcttgatttgcactaaactgaggataattacctgcggtttgcgaaaaacaaatcctaatagttctttaggaaaattttagagccattagaacggctgattttttataatgctctccaacgttgctttttcatccatcgaaatgactggcagctgtgacgtaatcgctcttgtcgaaagcgaaactagctgtgcagacgacacaaaacacatctgctcgcagtggcgatagaatccaaactgattcaatttttgttaagagtttcctttatgtgatttcgtttgtagctttttcactaatgggcggtcctaacggctataaaaatagccgcatacagaatttttatgtcgattatttcatttcggatttgcataatttattgaaaaaaaactatcaatatgctgtagggattcatttccagcattcagaagggtcaaattgcgtaattctctacgatattaaactcggaacatttttcgcaaaaaaaggcttcacttgatctcgattactgtgaatttcacacagcgaaaagtgcacaaatctaaccaaattgttcttgatttgcactaaactgaggataattacctgcgatttgcgaaaaacaaatcctaatagttctttagaaaaattttagagccattagaacggctgattttttataatgctctccaacgttgctttttcatccatcgaaatgactggcagctgtgacgtaatcgctcttgtcgaaagcgaaactggctgtgcagacgacacaaaacacatctgctcgcagtggcgatagaatccaaactgattcaatttttgttaagagatttccttttatttgatttcgtttgtagcttttccactaatgggcggtcctaacggctataaaaatagccgcatacagaatttttatgtcgattatttcatttcggatttgcaaaattttttgaaaaaaactatcaatatgctgtagggattaatttccagcattcagaagggtcaaattgcggaattctctacgatattaaactcggaacatttttctcaaaaaaaggcttcacttgatctcgattactgtgaatttcacacagcgaaaagtgcacaaatctaaccaaattgttcttgatttgcactaaactgaggataattacctgcgatttgcgaaaaacaaatcctaatagttctttagaaaaattttagagccattagaacggctgattttttataatgctctccaacgttgctttttcatccatcgaaatgactggcagctgtgacgtaatcgctcttgtcgaaagcgaaactagctgtgcagacgacacaaaacacatctgctcgcagtggcgatagaatccaaactgattcaatttttgttaagagatttccttttatgtgatttcgtttgtagctttttcactaatgggcggtcctaacggctataaaaatagccgcatatagaatttcaatgtcgattatttcatttcggatttgcataatttattgaaagagactatcaatatgctgtagggattcgtttctagcattcagaaggaccaaattgaggaactcactacgatattcaccacttttggaaacatttttcttgaacgatttgttgtacagcagcagctattttcttctcttcctcagaacgcgttctgattggctggtgttgacatgggtcaaatgagataggtttttcaatagtgtactattgaaatacttcaatgctcttgctatacacgtttaagttgaaaaatt
This genomic window contains:
- the LOC131427798 gene encoding protein transport protein Sec24C, with the protein product MNPPMTSYSQPPQGWTQPGVGQPAQPPMNGAQNLPNQFQNMSIGPSKANFNGPPFPGQPVVGRPSTSAPGPGNFPTAPQVQAPLQNGPPPAGYSRQQAPNYSIPNGNQQASPNQPGMPPMAAVPSGGPRNQFPPSAAVRPGQPVPPMGYPAPSIPGAPPTFPPQASQQYQQTPQQAPQYQSQYQSQTGPHYAGQPGPQTMPPGGMPNQYPAGPTGPGMPPSNVGNVPGYPQQPGQMLAGSHMPPQHGYNQAPGAQGFNQMPGQQFPQSPTGGLHYPQGAMASPPAQKRLDPDSMPNPIQVINENQRFCGGVFATNQAGLVPPLVTTEYDTQDQGNSGPRFIRSSMYNVPANTDMMKQSAVPFALIVSPFARVTEKELSPPIVNFGELGPIRCIRCKAYMCPFMQFIDGGRRFQCLMCKATTDVPAEYFQHLDHTGQRMDKYERPELVLGTYEFVATKDYCRNNSPPKAPAMVFLIDVSYNNVKSGLVQLLCAEMKNIIRNLPIDTGFERTAMKVGFITYNSSVHFYNIKSSLAQPQMMVVGDVHEMFMPLLDGFLVDPEESSAVIDALMEQIPKMFGDTRETETILLPALQAGLEALKASESAGKLYVFHSSLPTAEAPGKLKSRDDRKLLGTDKEKTVLTPQSTVYNMLGQECVGAGVSVDLFVFNNSYIDLATIGQVARLTGGEVYKYTYFQADIDGPRLVNDVIKNISRPIAFDTVMRVRTSTGIRPTDFFGHFFMSNTTDMEIASIDCDKSVAIEIKHDDKLTDDNVFIQVALLYTSCSGQRRLRVLNLSLKTCNQLADLFRSCDLDTTILFFAKQGLFKLLENSPKAIKDSLVNRAAQILACYRKNCASPTSAGQLILPECMKLLPLYISCLLKNDSFSGGSDLTLDDRSYVIYFVMSMDLPTSVQFFYPRLIPVHDVKVEDSNVPALIRCTADKMMEDGAYILENGVHMFMWLGLGLSSEFTLSVFGAQCTQQIDTDRTGLPVFDNPLSKRIRGIVDSIQNAKHRCMRLTLVKQRDKLENVLRHFLVEDRGMTDGSASYVDFLCHMHKEIRTLLS